Proteins co-encoded in one Papaver somniferum cultivar HN1 chromosome 5, ASM357369v1, whole genome shotgun sequence genomic window:
- the LOC113281610 gene encoding ABC transporter A family member 2-like isoform X2: MVEVLEGIPLLVQQFIALFKKNILLSWRNKKSFFGQLFSPVVFILLLVCVDKLMNSGFGSAGTIDVHDPEAFIIPPIPPCETKNFIQLPCYDFAWSGNQSPRIQSIVEKIMLNNPGRPIPSEKVKSFNTSADVDDWLYREPMHCVGALHFIDKSATVISYGIQTNYSSTTIRGVSEDPLFKFQLPFQIAAEREIARFLNQDPNLKWSVGLKEFAYPATEYESAFDLAGLVFLLAITMFPFISQMSSLVGEKELKLRQVMSIMGLYESAYWLSWLVWGTVIIFISSLLTVALGIGFAFALSTLLSKSSAANTIGFFIFIISYVTGTLVPVDLVKMFPTRYRILWNFFPPNIFSGVIQVLQAATRTHDDKGISWNNRNKCTGIIFPPDGPCSTMDDTFKWLVGNFVFWFLLALYLDNVIPNSSGVRKSVFFFLNPRYWTGSSEGNSAEGCICTSEVPLLDEKNPDDEDILEEKRMVKDQMRENYNMNNDSNIAVQLRGLAKAYPGTIKLKRCGGCCCTLTRTSTYHAVKGVWMNFEKDQLFCLLGPNGAGKTTLINCLIGNIPVTGGDALIYGNSVRSSVGMTNIRRLIGVCPQFDILWAELSCQEHLQLFGSIKGLPSSSLNSIVKELLAKVKLADAARVRAASCSGGMKRRLSVACSLIGDPKLVILDEPTTGMDPVTRRHVWDVIEDEKKGRSIILTTHSMEEADILGDRIAIVAKGKLCCIGTSIRLKSRFGTGLIASVSFAESTSRQGDAITEPHHEAVKQFFKHHLDVVPKKENKSFVTYVIPHEQEPFLSEFFDELEDRKYEFGIADIQLGLTTLEEVFLNIAKKAELENALTEGNLVNITLTSGQTLRIPNGANYVGVPKTESEENPRGLLVEVLWEQDDNGFLTISGHSKEYPVPPNAKIVASTAKSSGNPQLGKPEVGIIYDLTDTEASNLR; this comes from the exons ATGGTAGAGGTATTGGAAGGAATACCTCTACTGGTACAACAATTCATAGCATTGTTCAAGAAAAACATACTATTGTCATGGAGAAATAAGAAATCATTTTTTGGGCAATTATTCTCGCCGGTTGTCTTCATACTCTTATTGGTTTGTGTTGATAAACTTATGAATTCTGGTTTTGGGTCGGCCGGAACTATAGATGTCCATGATCCTGAAGCTTTCATTATTCCACCAATTCCTCCGTGTGAAACAAAGAACTTCATCCAGCTTCCTTGTTATGATTTCGCGTGGAGTGGGAATCAAAGTCCGAGGATTCAATCAATTGTGGAGAAGATAATGTTGAACAATCCTGGCAGGCCCATCCCTTCAGAAAAG GTCAAATCATTTAATACAAGTGCTGATGTAGATGATTGGCTTTATAGAGAGCCAATGCATTGTGTTGGGGCCTTACACTTCATTGATAAAAGTGCTACTGTAATAAGCTATGGGATACAAACAAACTACTCAAGTACGACGATACGAGGAGTAAGTGAAGACCCTCTTTTTAAGTTTCAATTACCATTTCAAATTGCTGCCGAGCGTGAAATTGCGAGGTTTCTTAATCAAG ACCCAAATTTAAAGTGGAGTGTTGGATTGAAGGAATTTGCATATCCTGCAACCGAATATGAATCTGCATTTGACCTCGCAGGATTGGTTTTCCTTCTTGCGATAACAATGTTTCCTTTCATATCGCAAATGAGTTCTTTGGTTGGGGAGAAAGAACTTAAGCTGCGTCAG GTGATGTCTATAATGGGTCTTTATGAATCCGCATATTGGTTATCATGGCTCGTATGGGGAACTGTTATCATATTCATTTCATCGCTTCTTACTGTTGCCTTAGGG ATTGGTTTCGCCTTTGCGCTTTCAACTCTCCTTAGCAAGTCATCAGCAGCAAATACTAttggtttctttatttttatcaTCAGTTATGTAACCGGG ACTCTTGTTCCTGTGGATCTCGTGAAAATGTTCCCAACAAGATACAGAATTCTGTGGAACTTCTTTCCTCCTAATATTTTCAGTGGAGTCATTCAAGTACTTCAGGCGGCGACAAGAACTCATGATGATAAAGGAATTAGCTGGAATAACAGAAATAAATGTACTGGTATAATATTTCCACCTGACGGGCCGTGTTCAACTATG GATGATACATTTAAATGGCTTGTGGGGAACTTCGTTTTCTGGTTTCTTTTGGCTCTGTACTTGGACAATGTTATCCCAAACTCATCTGGTGTACGAAAATCAGTCTTTTTTTTCTTGAATCCGCGCTACTGGACTGGAAGCAGTGAAGGTAACTCTGCTGAAG gttgtatttgtacaagtgAAGttccactattagatgaaaaGAATCCAGATGATGAAGATATCCTCGAAGAGAAACGTATGGTGAAAGACCAAATGAGGGAAAATTACAACATGAACAACGATTCAAATATTGCGGTTCAACTACGTGGTCTTGCAAAGGCATATCCTGGAACAATCAAACTCAAGCGCTGTGGTGGTTGTTGCTGTACATTAACCAGAACTTCAACTTACCATGCTGTCAAG GGTGTGTGGATGAACTTTGAAAAGGATCAATTATTTTGTCTTCTTGGACCTAATGGAGCTGGAAAAACTACTTTGATAAACTGTTTGATTGGCAACATACCCGTGACAGGCGGAGATG CTTTGATATATGGGAATTCAGTTCGAAGCTCGGTTGGTATGACAAATATCCGAAGACTCATAGGAGTTTGTCCTCAG TTTGATATTCTTTGGGCGGAGCTATCCTGTCAAGAACACCTCCAGCTCTTTGGAAGTATCAAGGGTCTACCCTCTTCTTCACTCAATTCG attgtcaaggaattactAGCAAAGGTAAAGCTTGCTGATGCAGCAAGAGTAAGGGCCGCAAGCTGCAGTGGAGGGATGAAGCGTCGCCTCAGTGTTGCTTGTTCTCTTATTGGAGACCCAAAATTGGTCATTTTGGATGAGCCG ACCACAGGAATGGATCCAGTTACTCGTAGACATGTATGGGACGTAATAGAGGACGAGAAGAAAGGCCGTTCAATTATTCTGACGACTCACTCTATGGAGGAAGCTGACATATTAGGAGACCGCATAGCAATTGTTGCAAAGGGGAAGCTCTGTTGCATTGGTACGTCAATAAGGTTGAAATCACGGTTCGGGACTGGTTTAATTGCTTCAGTTAGCTTCGCAGAGAGCACGTCAAGACAAGGAGATGCAATAACTGAACCTCATCATGAGGCTGTGAAGCAGTTCTTCAAGCAT CATTTGGATGTGGTACCTAAAAAGGAGAATAAGTCATTTGTGACTTATGTTATTCCTCATGAGCAAGAGCCATTTTTATCG GAATTTTTTGATGAGCTTGAAGACAGAAAGTATGAGTTTGGAATAGCGGATATCCAACTTGGTTTGACAACACTAGAAGAGGTCTTCTTGAACATTGCCAAAAAAGCGGAGCTAGAAAATGCTTTAACTGAAGGAAACTTGGTTAATATAACATTAACATCTGGGCAAACACTAAGG ATACCCAATGGTGCAAATTACGTAGGTGTTCCAAAGACAGAATCTGAAGAAAATCCAAGGGGGCTTTTGGTTGAAGTACTCTGGGAGCAAGATGATAATGGGTTTCTCACCATTTCAGGTCATTCGAAAGAATATCCAGTACCTCCAAATGCTAAAATAGTTGCTTCAACTGCAAAATCTTCAGGCAATCCCCAGTTAGGTAAACCAGAAGTAGGGATCATATACGATCTTACTGATACTGAAGCTTCAAATTTGAGATAA
- the LOC113281610 gene encoding ABC transporter A family member 11-like isoform X1: MVEVLEGIPLLVQQFIALFKKNILLSWRNKKSFFGQLFSPVVFILLLVCVDKLMNSGFGSAGTIDVHDPEAFIIPPIPPCETKNFIQLPCYDFAWSGNQSPRIQSIVEKIMLNNPGRPIPSEKVKSFNTSADVDDWLYREPMHCVGALHFIDKSATVISYGIQTNYSSTTIRGVSEDPLFKFQLPFQIAAEREIARFLNQDPNLKWSVGLKEFAYPATEYESAFDLAGLVFLLAITMFPFISQMSSLVGEKELKLRQVMSIMGLYESAYWLSWLVWGTVIIFISSLLTVALGVISRFDFFVHNSIVVLFFCFFLFQFSMIGFAFALSTLLSKSSAANTIGFFIFIISYVTGTLVPVDLVKMFPTRYRILWNFFPPNIFSGVIQVLQAATRTHDDKGISWNNRNKCTGIIFPPDGPCSTMDDTFKWLVGNFVFWFLLALYLDNVIPNSSGVRKSVFFFLNPRYWTGSSEGNSAEGCICTSEVPLLDEKNPDDEDILEEKRMVKDQMRENYNMNNDSNIAVQLRGLAKAYPGTIKLKRCGGCCCTLTRTSTYHAVKGVWMNFEKDQLFCLLGPNGAGKTTLINCLIGNIPVTGGDALIYGNSVRSSVGMTNIRRLIGVCPQFDILWAELSCQEHLQLFGSIKGLPSSSLNSIVKELLAKVKLADAARVRAASCSGGMKRRLSVACSLIGDPKLVILDEPTTGMDPVTRRHVWDVIEDEKKGRSIILTTHSMEEADILGDRIAIVAKGKLCCIGTSIRLKSRFGTGLIASVSFAESTSRQGDAITEPHHEAVKQFFKHHLDVVPKKENKSFVTYVIPHEQEPFLSEFFDELEDRKYEFGIADIQLGLTTLEEVFLNIAKKAELENALTEGNLVNITLTSGQTLRIPNGANYVGVPKTESEENPRGLLVEVLWEQDDNGFLTISGHSKEYPVPPNAKIVASTAKSSGNPQLGKPEVGIIYDLTDTEASNLR, translated from the exons ATGGTAGAGGTATTGGAAGGAATACCTCTACTGGTACAACAATTCATAGCATTGTTCAAGAAAAACATACTATTGTCATGGAGAAATAAGAAATCATTTTTTGGGCAATTATTCTCGCCGGTTGTCTTCATACTCTTATTGGTTTGTGTTGATAAACTTATGAATTCTGGTTTTGGGTCGGCCGGAACTATAGATGTCCATGATCCTGAAGCTTTCATTATTCCACCAATTCCTCCGTGTGAAACAAAGAACTTCATCCAGCTTCCTTGTTATGATTTCGCGTGGAGTGGGAATCAAAGTCCGAGGATTCAATCAATTGTGGAGAAGATAATGTTGAACAATCCTGGCAGGCCCATCCCTTCAGAAAAG GTCAAATCATTTAATACAAGTGCTGATGTAGATGATTGGCTTTATAGAGAGCCAATGCATTGTGTTGGGGCCTTACACTTCATTGATAAAAGTGCTACTGTAATAAGCTATGGGATACAAACAAACTACTCAAGTACGACGATACGAGGAGTAAGTGAAGACCCTCTTTTTAAGTTTCAATTACCATTTCAAATTGCTGCCGAGCGTGAAATTGCGAGGTTTCTTAATCAAG ACCCAAATTTAAAGTGGAGTGTTGGATTGAAGGAATTTGCATATCCTGCAACCGAATATGAATCTGCATTTGACCTCGCAGGATTGGTTTTCCTTCTTGCGATAACAATGTTTCCTTTCATATCGCAAATGAGTTCTTTGGTTGGGGAGAAAGAACTTAAGCTGCGTCAG GTGATGTCTATAATGGGTCTTTATGAATCCGCATATTGGTTATCATGGCTCGTATGGGGAACTGTTATCATATTCATTTCATCGCTTCTTACTGTTGCCTTAGGGGTGATATCTCGGTTTGACTTTTTCGTGCACAATAGTATTGTggttttgttcttttgtttcttcCTGTTTCAATTCAGTATG ATTGGTTTCGCCTTTGCGCTTTCAACTCTCCTTAGCAAGTCATCAGCAGCAAATACTAttggtttctttatttttatcaTCAGTTATGTAACCGGG ACTCTTGTTCCTGTGGATCTCGTGAAAATGTTCCCAACAAGATACAGAATTCTGTGGAACTTCTTTCCTCCTAATATTTTCAGTGGAGTCATTCAAGTACTTCAGGCGGCGACAAGAACTCATGATGATAAAGGAATTAGCTGGAATAACAGAAATAAATGTACTGGTATAATATTTCCACCTGACGGGCCGTGTTCAACTATG GATGATACATTTAAATGGCTTGTGGGGAACTTCGTTTTCTGGTTTCTTTTGGCTCTGTACTTGGACAATGTTATCCCAAACTCATCTGGTGTACGAAAATCAGTCTTTTTTTTCTTGAATCCGCGCTACTGGACTGGAAGCAGTGAAGGTAACTCTGCTGAAG gttgtatttgtacaagtgAAGttccactattagatgaaaaGAATCCAGATGATGAAGATATCCTCGAAGAGAAACGTATGGTGAAAGACCAAATGAGGGAAAATTACAACATGAACAACGATTCAAATATTGCGGTTCAACTACGTGGTCTTGCAAAGGCATATCCTGGAACAATCAAACTCAAGCGCTGTGGTGGTTGTTGCTGTACATTAACCAGAACTTCAACTTACCATGCTGTCAAG GGTGTGTGGATGAACTTTGAAAAGGATCAATTATTTTGTCTTCTTGGACCTAATGGAGCTGGAAAAACTACTTTGATAAACTGTTTGATTGGCAACATACCCGTGACAGGCGGAGATG CTTTGATATATGGGAATTCAGTTCGAAGCTCGGTTGGTATGACAAATATCCGAAGACTCATAGGAGTTTGTCCTCAG TTTGATATTCTTTGGGCGGAGCTATCCTGTCAAGAACACCTCCAGCTCTTTGGAAGTATCAAGGGTCTACCCTCTTCTTCACTCAATTCG attgtcaaggaattactAGCAAAGGTAAAGCTTGCTGATGCAGCAAGAGTAAGGGCCGCAAGCTGCAGTGGAGGGATGAAGCGTCGCCTCAGTGTTGCTTGTTCTCTTATTGGAGACCCAAAATTGGTCATTTTGGATGAGCCG ACCACAGGAATGGATCCAGTTACTCGTAGACATGTATGGGACGTAATAGAGGACGAGAAGAAAGGCCGTTCAATTATTCTGACGACTCACTCTATGGAGGAAGCTGACATATTAGGAGACCGCATAGCAATTGTTGCAAAGGGGAAGCTCTGTTGCATTGGTACGTCAATAAGGTTGAAATCACGGTTCGGGACTGGTTTAATTGCTTCAGTTAGCTTCGCAGAGAGCACGTCAAGACAAGGAGATGCAATAACTGAACCTCATCATGAGGCTGTGAAGCAGTTCTTCAAGCAT CATTTGGATGTGGTACCTAAAAAGGAGAATAAGTCATTTGTGACTTATGTTATTCCTCATGAGCAAGAGCCATTTTTATCG GAATTTTTTGATGAGCTTGAAGACAGAAAGTATGAGTTTGGAATAGCGGATATCCAACTTGGTTTGACAACACTAGAAGAGGTCTTCTTGAACATTGCCAAAAAAGCGGAGCTAGAAAATGCTTTAACTGAAGGAAACTTGGTTAATATAACATTAACATCTGGGCAAACACTAAGG ATACCCAATGGTGCAAATTACGTAGGTGTTCCAAAGACAGAATCTGAAGAAAATCCAAGGGGGCTTTTGGTTGAAGTACTCTGGGAGCAAGATGATAATGGGTTTCTCACCATTTCAGGTCATTCGAAAGAATATCCAGTACCTCCAAATGCTAAAATAGTTGCTTCAACTGCAAAATCTTCAGGCAATCCCCAGTTAGGTAAACCAGAAGTAGGGATCATATACGATCTTACTGATACTGAAGCTTCAAATTTGAGATAA